Proteins co-encoded in one Candidatus Afararchaeum irisae genomic window:
- a CDS encoding recombinase family protein produces the protein MTGLDQTLSQFSNDRISDEDEIVLAAIYARTSSTNQRFGYSLSEQVRICRERCEDLGWEVSHIFRDEAESGKDTDRPMFQKMMEKAEERLFDVVVFWKLDRFSRSLLHAVELEEKLSSLDIALHSVTEQIDTTTAAGRFNFRNIANAAEFEREMIKQRTQMGMQALAQDRKWPNDTPPLGYRLDEDRHLEIKEDEADLVREIFRMYINKRSMPQVAFELNKKGIRVHGSEEWTTKKVSDVLKNELYKGEYDVADVNEYVPEYQIVESDVFEEVTRIRHRFQSDEESSRETMSSDRKEKKVKDMVDTYLDSYLGH, from the coding sequence ATGACTGGATTAGATCAGACTCTCTCTCAGTTCTCGAATGACAGGATATCAGACGAAGACGAGATTGTTTTAGCTGCTATATATGCGAGAACTTCTTCTACGAACCAGCGTTTCGGCTACTCTCTATCAGAACAGGTTCGTATCTGCCGTGAGAGGTGCGAGGATTTGGGGTGGGAAGTTTCTCATATTTTCAGAGATGAGGCTGAGAGTGGAAAAGACACTGACCGCCCCATGTTCCAGAAAATGATGGAGAAGGCAGAAGAGAGACTGTTCGATGTTGTAGTATTTTGGAAGCTAGATAGATTCTCTAGGAGCCTTCTACATGCTGTAGAGCTCGAGGAGAAGCTAAGTAGTCTGGATATAGCACTACACAGTGTCACTGAGCAGATAGATACCACTACGGCTGCTGGTAGATTTAATTTCCGTAATATCGCGAATGCTGCTGAGTTTGAGAGGGAGATGATAAAGCAGCGAACTCAGATGGGTATGCAAGCTCTAGCTCAGGATCGTAAGTGGCCGAATGATACTCCTCCGTTAGGATATAGGCTGGATGAGGATAGACATCTTGAGATAAAGGAAGACGAAGCCGATCTAGTCCGGGAGATATTTAGGATGTATATTAATAAGAGGTCGATGCCACAGGTCGCTTTTGAGCTGAATAAGAAGGGAATACGAGTACATGGATCAGAAGAGTGGACTACTAAGAAGGTGAGCGATGTTCTAAAAAATGAGCTGTATAAAGGAGAGTACGATGTTGCCGATGTGAATGAGTATGTACCTGAATATCAGATTGTTGAATCTGATGTCTTTGAGGAGGTTACCCGAATAAGACATCGGTTTCAGAGCGATGAGGAAAGCAGTAGGGAGACGATGTCTTCTGATAGAAAAGAGAAGAAGGTCAAAGACATGGTAGATACCTACCTAGATTCCTACTTGGGACACTGA